The sequence below is a genomic window from Acidimicrobiia bacterium.
GCGTCGCCACGCGGCACTTGAGCAAGACGGATGCAACCCGACTGCTCGTATACGGATCCGGCGTCCAGGCCAGGAGCCATATCGCCGCCATGCGGGCGGTTCGAGCAATCGAGCTGGTTCAGATCGTGAGCGGAACCCCCGCCAACGCGGTTTCGCTCGCCGATGAACTCCGGCAGCGTGGAGTCGAGGCTCTGGCGGTCGATTCGCCCGGTCTGGTCGACGCCGACATCGTGTGTTTATGCACGACCAGTCCGACCCCGGTCATCAACGCCGGTCAACTGCCGTCGACTATTCACATCAACGCGATCGGTTCGTTTCAGCCGCACACCCGTGAGGTCGACTCGCGAACCGTCTCGGCGAGCACCGTCTATGTCGAAGATCGGGCGGCCGCTATGGAAGAAGCGGGCGACCTCATCATTCCGGAACAGGAGGGCGCGTGGGATCGCAACCTGATCGGTGCCGACCTTCATGAGCTAGTCAGTGGTCAAAAGGACGCCGGCGGCGGCCGCACGCTCTTCAAAGGCGTCGGCCTCGCCTATGAGGACCTGATCGTGGCCACAGCTGCCTATCAAGCATCCCGCTAGGACGTTCCGCGGGTCGGCAGTGCGCGACGCCTGCCTCCCGGCGGGTCCCCAGATTCAGTCTTGGTAACCTGCGCTGGTGAACATCTCCGCCCTGATCGACCAAATCGAAACCGCCCCCACTGGACCTGGCGTCGTGGCCTTTTTTGATATGGACGGAACCGTCCTGGCGGGCTTTACTGCTTTCGTATTCGCCCAGGATCGAATTCGACGCCCCGACCTGACCAATCTCGGTGTGGCCGCGGTAGCCGTTCGGTACCAGGCGGGGAACGCTTCATTCGAAGAACTACTCCAAGCTTCGACGAAGGCGATGGCAGGAATGTCGGTCGAGGAAATCGATGACCTGGCTGATCGGCTCTTTACGGAGACCATCGCGGCGATGATCTACCCGGAGGTCCGTCGACTTATCCGGGCTCATCAACGACAGGGGCATACGGTGGTGCTTCTCTCAGCTGCAACCACGATGCAAGCCCGACCGGTGGCCGAGTCCCTCGATGTCGACGACGTCATTTGCAACACCCTCGAAGTCGAGCATGGCCATGTGACCGGTGGTGTGGGGCAACCAATCATTTTCGGCGCCCAGAAGGCCACTGAAGCCACGGCATACGCGGAACGTATCAAGGCCTCCTTGGATGATGCCTTCTTCTACAGCGACGGATACGAGGACCTGCCGCTCCTCGACCTGGTCGGTCATCCCCAGCCACTCAATCCTGACAAGAAACTTCGCAAGGCTGCTGACGCACGTGGGTGGCTACCAACCGATTTTGAGAGTCGCGGCACGCCAACCAAGACCCAGATCGTCCGCACCATCCTGGCTCAAGCGAGCGTCCTGACTGCGGCAACCGCCGGACTGACGGCCGGACTCCTCAACCGGGATCGACGGCAGGCGATCAACCTGATGACCTCGACCTGGGGGGATCTGGCGGTGGCTTTGGCCGGGGTCAACCTCGACGTCAGCGGCGAAGCGCACTTGTGGTCCGACCGCCCGGCCGTCTTCATGTTCAACCACCAGAGCAATTTCGACGGTCTCCTGCTCATGAAATTGCTGCGGCGCGACGTGACCGCCGTCGCCAAGGAACAGCTCAAAGCCATGCCGTTTGTCGGGCAGGTGTTTGAGTTCGGTGACGTCATATTCATCAGCCGGTCAGATCATGACGCCGCGGTAGATGCCCTCCGCGAGGCGGCCACGCGCATCCGACAGGGCCTCAGCGTGGCGATCTCACCGGAGGGAACCCGACAAGTCACTCCACGCCTGGGAGTTTTCAAAAAGGGTGGGTTTCATCTTGCCATGGAAGCCGGGGTACCGATTGTCCCGATCGTCATCCACAACAGCCTCGACGTACTCCCCCGGGGGGCCCGCATCATGCGGTCCGCCACCGTGCGCGTTGACGTTCTTGAGCCGATCCCGACCGTCGACTGGACGGTCGATTCCTTGGCCGAACACGTTGAACGGGTTCGCCTCCAGTTTGCCGCCGCCTTGGAGTCCTAGTCCGGTCGAGCTTCGCCGCAGGCCCGAAGTGTCTGTCAACGCTCTCTAGTCGCGTTCACCGTGTCTCTCGGTGCCCTCAGGATGGGGTGGGGTATCGGAGCGGTGGCCGCCGGCTTCGAGGGCGGCGTCGATGGCGGCCAGATCGGCCAGGGTTGCCGAGGTAAGCTCTTTGTATATAGGATCGTGGCAAGATTGCTGTTCGTGCCTCGTCCTGGCATCCGGTTCAGGACCCCGATGCAAAGTGGTTCTGTAACATGTCTCGACTCTCCAAACTGCTACTGCTAGCGCTCTTTGCGGCTCTTGTGCTGGCGGCGTGCGGCGATAGTGGTACGACGGAAACAACTGACGCCCCCGCTCCCACCGGCATTCCCGCGGCTACAACCGAGGCACCGACGACCGAGCCACCAACGACCGGGCCACCGACAACGGATGCGTCAACCGACTTCTCCGCAGCCCAAACGCTGTTCGACCAATCGCTGCAGGGATGTGACCCCACCTACTTCGACGGTTCCACGACCGACCCCACCGTTGGTGGCGGGTTCACCGAAGAGGTGTCGCCGGGCGTCTACCGCTACGTCGATGCCGAGGGCACTGAACTGCTGGTCGACGTCAACGCCGGCGTGGTCACCGGCCCCGACGGGCCCGAAGGGCACATCGGCCAGTTCTATTCGTTCTGGTGCCCGCCCGAGGTCTTCGTCGGCACCGTTCTCGAAGGTGAAAACGGCGATGACGGGTTCGCTCAAGCCGCAGAGTTCTTCTTCACCAAGGCCCTACCAGCGTGCAATGCCTACTCACTGGAGATCGATGGCACCGAGCCCTTCGACGGCTCTGCCGACGACCCCACCGTGGGAGGCGAGTTCACCGAGGAAATGGACTCGGGCCATCCGGGCAGGCCCCCGCTCTACCTCTTCGTAGACAGCGCCGGGACAGAGTTACTGGTGGACGTCGCCGGCGAGATCGTCACCGGTATCGATGGAGAGGAAGGCGCCATGCCTCGTCCCTACGCCTTCTGGTGCTCACCCGAGGTCTTCGTGGGCACGCTCGATGAGTAGAGGAGGGCCTCTGGGTGGCCGCCGCCGTCGTGGGTTTGACCTTCACCGGAGTGATAGCCGCGGGTGTGCGTTAGTTTATGGGCTTCATGACCGACCAGATGGATGAATTACTGGCTGCGTACCAATTTGCCGATGCCGAGACACTCATCGAAACGCTGCCCGATGAAGATCGCGAATCCGCCACCAAACGCCTATCACTGGCCCGCTTGGCCTGCGAACCGGCGGCGCGCCGGCGAAGTAACGCCATCCAAGCCGCCGCTCGTAATCACAAGTTTGAGACGCTCCTCGAAATCGCCGACGATCCGCTGACCACTCCCTTGCTGTCCGTCTTGCCGATCGAACTCCAGGAGGCGGCCGATATTCAACTCTCCGCAGCCATCTCCTGGCGCGCCAGAAAGATCGAAGCTCACGTTCGGCGCCTCGAAGAAGCTGAAGATGCTCTCGCGGCGTTTGACCTTCCTCTCGCTCGGTCGCTCGTCGGTAGCATCGAAGATCGGTACCTGTCCGAAGCAGGCCGGGAGACCCGCGATCGGCTCCTGCTCGACATTGAAGCCCGCAGCATGGAAGCAGACGCCCTCGACGAAACGGCCAGACAGCTTGAAGCAGAACTTCGTCCGAAGAAGCCCAAACGATGGTGGCGGCGCTAACCGCCTGCCAATGACACCGGGATGTCCACGAGCTTCGCCCGCAAATACTCGCCGAGTCCCTTGGCCTGTGGGTCAAGGCGTAACGAGGAACTCACGCCGTCGCCCATGAGTCCGTGGATCACGAAATTGATCGCCCACAGGTTCGCCAGTTCATAACGATCGACCTCAAGTTGGTCTAGTTCCGGAAGTAGCTCCCTGAGCTGATCGGTGCTCAGAAACCCGGACAGCCAATCAAACCCGTCGGCGCCCCGGGCGAACACACCGAGATTGGCGGACCCTCCTTTGTCTCCGGAGCGGGTGCCCACCACGGTACCGAGAGGGAGGTGTTGCGTGCCGCCGCCACCCTGCCAGACACGCGGTCGGCTGGGCACGACGATCGTATCCCCTTTCACCGGCTCGGTCTCGCTCACTTCCAGGATTCGGTCCCCGATGGCGACCGTTTGCACAATCTGGTTGCGGTCGATGGAGGTGGGCCAATACCGGGCAAAAGGCGTCGCCCCGGTTGGCGGCATGAGCCCGAACATGCCGGGAATGCTCCCCAGTACCGTCTGAATGGCCGCATTCGAGAACGCCCGACCAACCCTGTCCTCGTCCGAGGAAGCAACGGATAGTTGCCAGAAGCTGACCGCCTGGGAATTGGTCGCCGGATTCTCGACGGCAGAACCGATCACCGACTCATCCACGTCATCGAAATCGGATGGTTCAAAGGGAATTGCG
It includes:
- a CDS encoding ornithine cyclodeaminase family protein, giving the protein MAFESLPFISRDRLNDLLPMIDAIDALDGAFSAGIPALPVRTVHAIPEGQLLMMPAWSDRGIGVKLITYNPENASRNQPTVQGVYVLFEPDTASPLAVFDGSAITELRTAAVSGVATRHLSKTDATRLLVYGSGVQARSHIAAMRAVRAIELVQIVSGTPANAVSLADELRQRGVEALAVDSPGLVDADIVCLCTTSPTPVINAGQLPSTIHINAIGSFQPHTREVDSRTVSASTVYVEDRAAAMEEAGDLIIPEQEGAWDRNLIGADLHELVSGQKDAGGGRTLFKGVGLAYEDLIVATAAYQASR
- a CDS encoding HAD-IB family hydrolase, with the protein product MNISALIDQIETAPTGPGVVAFFDMDGTVLAGFTAFVFAQDRIRRPDLTNLGVAAVAVRYQAGNASFEELLQASTKAMAGMSVEEIDDLADRLFTETIAAMIYPEVRRLIRAHQRQGHTVVLLSAATTMQARPVAESLDVDDVICNTLEVEHGHVTGGVGQPIIFGAQKATEATAYAERIKASLDDAFFYSDGYEDLPLLDLVGHPQPLNPDKKLRKAADARGWLPTDFESRGTPTKTQIVRTILAQASVLTAATAGLTAGLLNRDRRQAINLMTSTWGDLAVALAGVNLDVSGEAHLWSDRPAVFMFNHQSNFDGLLLMKLLRRDVTAVAKEQLKAMPFVGQVFEFGDVIFISRSDHDAAVDALREAATRIRQGLSVAISPEGTRQVTPRLGVFKKGGFHLAMEAGVPIVPIVIHNSLDVLPRGARIMRSATVRVDVLEPIPTVDWTVDSLAEHVERVRLQFAAALES